In Urechidicola croceus, a single window of DNA contains:
- a CDS encoding CHASE2 domain-containing protein yields the protein MKKNTKLLLKDSLLCTIFSFITIFLLSLLFLNISFFNPLKKAVKDFSFLDVYYSESLGETTKISPKIIIINIEQKDRFQIAQLLQNLIKSNPKVIGLDIIFKEKKEVFSDSILASALNSDKVVQSYLIENKKIINNDPIFHNNKSKGYINLNFDSKTNVIREFIGIKKIDNKIYNSFSTEITKKFLEDKWEEFKYDKRLTKNKSIKYQGQLNSFLTFGFDEFELLDNKSIVKDKIVLLGYLGTPTGNIYDIEDKHFTPLNKEVAGKSIPDMNGIIVHANIINMLINNDFMFQVSDFWIGIFSFLFSFICIMYFIWLDKKNMVSFMSIKKLVLFIFTVVLMWFSLWLFKKGIVLKTTIIIATTLLSCAFIPYYKYLIKKIQTKIKWKSFFQ from the coding sequence ATGAAAAAAAACACCAAATTACTATTAAAAGATTCGTTATTATGTACTATTTTTTCATTCATCACCATCTTTTTATTGTCGCTTTTGTTTCTCAATATTTCCTTTTTTAATCCATTAAAAAAAGCAGTAAAAGATTTTAGTTTTCTTGATGTATACTATTCAGAAAGTCTTGGCGAGACAACTAAAATCAGCCCAAAAATCATTATAATAAATATAGAGCAAAAAGATAGGTTTCAGATAGCACAATTACTACAAAATCTCATAAAATCAAATCCAAAAGTTATTGGATTGGATATTATATTCAAGGAAAAAAAAGAGGTGTTTTCAGATTCAATACTTGCCTCAGCACTAAACAGCGACAAAGTTGTTCAATCATATTTAATAGAGAACAAAAAAATAATTAATAATGATCCCATTTTTCATAACAATAAATCCAAAGGGTATATAAATCTTAATTTTGATTCTAAAACCAATGTAATACGAGAGTTTATTGGAATCAAGAAAATTGACAATAAAATCTACAATTCATTTTCTACTGAAATCACCAAAAAATTTCTTGAAGATAAATGGGAGGAATTTAAATATGATAAACGGTTAACAAAAAATAAATCAATAAAATATCAAGGACAATTGAATTCATTTTTAACATTTGGCTTTGATGAATTTGAACTATTAGATAATAAATCTATAGTCAAAGATAAAATTGTTCTATTAGGTTATTTAGGTACTCCTACTGGAAATATATATGACATAGAGGATAAACATTTTACTCCATTAAATAAGGAAGTCGCTGGTAAAAGTATTCCAGATATGAATGGTATTATTGTTCATGCCAATATTATAAATATGCTAATTAATAATGATTTTATGTTTCAAGTCTCAGATTTTTGGATTGGAATATTTTCATTTTTATTCTCATTTATATGTATCATGTATTTTATATGGCTAGACAAAAAAAATATGGTGAGTTTTATGTCTATAAAAAAATTAGTGTTATTTATTTTTACTGTTGTGCTAATGTGGTTTTCTTTATGGCTTTTTAAAAAAGGAATCGTTTTAAAAACGACTATTATTATAGCTACAACATTATTAAGTTGTGCATTCATTCCTTATTATAAATATTTAATCAAAAAAATTCAAACAAAAATAAAATGGAAAAGTTTTTTTCAATAA
- a CDS encoding alpha-amylase family glycosyl hydrolase, producing MKKLLPIITFLLSIITYGQVTTIPTIPTAGDAITIVFDATGTALENTTGTFYAHTGVTVNGAQWQNVIGSWGDNAVQPSFTHTTGNIYELNITPDVFSFYGVNNSDTITEISMVIRSFNGSAQTSPDIFIPIYADGLNVSITNPTNGDNFNINDMITIEAESSINASLELFVNDISQQTASNTTTIVSSYTFTATGNQTIKVVANQGVETVEEEISVYVSSPTINESLPTGVTNGFNDNGDGTVTFVLLAPNKTDVFLVGGFNNWSLNSDYQLKKDGDYFWTTVSGLDPNTEYAYQYVIDYNIKIADPYAAKVLDPNNDQYIPNSTYPDLMAYPTGETTGIVSTFKINETEYSWQSTSFTRPDKENLVIYEMLLRDFTESDSYQDALTHLDYLEELGVNAIELMPINEFEGNDSWGYNPSFYMALDKTYGTKNDLKEFVDECHLRGIAVLTDVVFNHSFGQSPLLHMYWDSTNNRPAADSPFYNQNHNLVDNTSAHWGYDFNHESSYTVDFFNDVLSYWMTEFNIDGFRFDFTKGLSNTIYSGANNWASAYDGDRIANLKAYADHVWSIDPGNEAYVIFEHLSDNSEETELANYGIMLWGNMNHSFNQNTMGYSSDADVSWLSYQNRGWDSPHIIGYMESHDEERLMVKNLEYGNSNGSYDVKNLGTALDRQEAATAIFYGIPGPKMIWQFGELGYDKSINCESDITDGSCRLDRKPVAWTLGYDSDSDRLELFDVTSKMISLKKQFPSTFNTDNFDLNVSGLVKRINLYDNVGDLDIVIVANFDVTTQSVNPNFPTTGTWYEFFSETMLTVSNPTATLSLQPGEYRLYSQTESLSIVKVDISQDLNIYPNPVNTSFTINKITEKIELYDLSGRMVKKFNQVNNYQTVFDISTLSNGIYFIKFYTSEGTGVKKIIKQ from the coding sequence ATGAAAAAACTATTACCTATAATTACCTTTTTACTCTCTATAATTACTTATGGACAAGTAACTACAATACCAACAATACCTACTGCTGGTGATGCAATTACAATTGTTTTTGATGCAACAGGTACTGCTTTAGAAAATACCACCGGAACATTTTATGCACATACTGGAGTTACTGTAAATGGTGCTCAATGGCAAAATGTTATCGGTTCTTGGGGAGACAATGCTGTACAACCATCATTTACTCATACAACAGGAAATATTTATGAATTGAATATTACTCCTGATGTCTTTAGCTTTTATGGTGTAAATAACTCTGATACAATTACTGAAATAAGCATGGTAATACGTTCATTTAATGGAAGTGCACAAACCTCACCAGATATCTTCATTCCGATTTATGCTGATGGTTTAAACGTTTCAATTACTAACCCTACAAATGGTGATAATTTTAACATAAATGATATGATTACAATTGAGGCTGAATCTTCTATTAATGCAAGTTTAGAATTATTTGTGAATGATATCTCACAACAAACTGCCTCAAACACAACAACAATTGTATCTTCTTATACTTTTACTGCTACAGGAAATCAAACAATAAAAGTAGTAGCAAATCAAGGTGTAGAAACTGTTGAAGAAGAAATTTCTGTATATGTTTCTTCCCCGACAATTAATGAAAGTTTACCAACTGGAGTTACCAATGGCTTCAATGATAATGGAGATGGAACAGTAACATTTGTATTACTTGCCCCAAATAAGACGGATGTTTTTTTGGTTGGTGGATTTAATAATTGGTCTCTCAATAGTGACTATCAACTAAAAAAAGATGGCGATTACTTTTGGACAACTGTTAGTGGGTTAGATCCAAATACAGAATACGCATACCAATATGTGATTGATTATAATATTAAAATTGCCGATCCCTATGCTGCTAAAGTTTTAGATCCAAATAATGATCAATATATTCCAAATAGTACGTATCCAGATTTAATGGCGTATCCTACAGGAGAAACAACTGGAATAGTATCTACTTTTAAAATTAACGAAACAGAATACTCTTGGCAGTCAACATCATTTACACGACCAGATAAAGAAAATTTAGTCATCTATGAAATGTTATTGAGAGATTTTACAGAATCTGACTCATATCAAGATGCATTAACTCATCTAGATTATTTAGAAGAACTGGGTGTAAATGCTATTGAATTAATGCCAATTAATGAATTTGAAGGAAATGATAGTTGGGGCTATAACCCATCATTTTATATGGCATTAGATAAAACTTACGGAACAAAAAATGATTTAAAAGAATTTGTAGACGAATGTCATTTACGTGGAATTGCAGTATTGACTGATGTAGTTTTCAATCATTCATTTGGTCAATCTCCATTATTACATATGTATTGGGATAGTACTAATAATCGTCCTGCTGCAGATAGCCCATTTTACAATCAAAATCATAATTTAGTGGACAACACAAGTGCACATTGGGGATATGATTTTAACCATGAATCAAGTTATACTGTTGATTTTTTTAATGATGTACTAAGTTATTGGATGACTGAATTTAATATTGACGGATTTAGATTTGATTTTACTAAAGGACTATCGAATACAATTTATTCTGGAGCAAACAACTGGGCAAGTGCTTATGATGGCGATAGAATTGCAAACTTAAAAGCATATGCAGATCATGTATGGTCTATAGATCCAGGAAATGAAGCATATGTAATTTTTGAACATTTATCAGATAATAGCGAAGAAACTGAATTAGCCAATTACGGTATTATGCTTTGGGGAAACATGAATCATAGTTTCAATCAAAATACAATGGGTTATTCTTCTGATGCAGATGTATCATGGTTATCATATCAAAATAGAGGCTGGGATAGCCCTCATATCATTGGATATATGGAAAGTCATGATGAAGAACGATTAATGGTTAAAAACTTGGAATATGGAAACTCCAATGGAAGTTATGATGTAAAAAATTTAGGAACAGCTCTTGATCGTCAAGAAGCAGCAACCGCAATTTTTTATGGTATTCCAGGGCCAAAAATGATATGGCAATTTGGGGAGTTAGGCTATGATAAAAGTATCAATTGCGAAAGTGATATTACTGATGGTTCTTGCCGCTTAGATAGAAAACCTGTGGCTTGGACACTTGGTTATGATAGTGATTCAGATAGACTAGAATTATTTGATGTTACGTCAAAAATGATTTCGTTAAAGAAACAATTTCCATCAACTTTTAATACTGATAATTTCGATTTAAATGTTAGTGGATTAGTTAAAAGAATAAATTTATACGATAATGTAGGCGATTTAGATATTGTTATAGTTGCAAATTTTGATGTTACAACTCAATCAGTAAACCCTAATTTTCCAACAACTGGAACTTGGTATGAATTCTTTTCTGAAACAATGCTGACTGTTTCAAATCCAACGGCAACATTAAGTTTACAGCCAGGTGAATATAGATTGTATTCTCAAACAGAGAGTTTAAGTATAGTAAAAGTAGATATTTCTCAAGATTTAAATATCTATCCAAATCCTGTGAATACTAGTTTTACAATTAATAAGATTACCGAAAAGATTGAACTTTATGACTTATCAGGGAGGATGGTAAAAAAATTCAATCAAGTAAATAATTATCAAACAGTATTTGACATTTCAACATTATCAAATGGTATTTACTTTATTAAATTCTATACTTCCGAAGGAACAGGAGTCAAAAAAATAATAAAACAATAA
- a CDS encoding SusE domain-containing protein encodes MKKILNKILILLIAPIFFVACEDDPILTELNPNATVSISLSTTTVVLESENAETEALTVSWEQPDFGFSAAPTYKILIDKADGDFSNPQTVNAGTELQKILTVSQLNSILLNLEFEQDVPADIQIKVEAAIGNYNTIESDIAILNATSYQDLLDLSTTWGIVGSATPNGWDGPDLPFFKSTSSTDYIAYVTLADGEIKFRENNDWTNNFGDTGADGTLEAGGDNMAVSAGTYKIVFNLDALTYSIEEYAWGLVGSATVNGWDGPDMPLTYDSFSDQWKAVVTLMDGELKVRKNNDWAENYGDTGVDGILDSGGDNITISAGNYLVTVNFNDLSYSIEPTDIWGVVGSAAPNGWDGPDAKFTPDFGQEGVFYLNGIQLADGEIKFRLNDDWAVNYGDTGLDGILEDGGDNIPVTSGTYNIMLDFSNPDSPTYTLE; translated from the coding sequence ATGAAAAAAATATTAAATAAAATATTGATCTTACTTATTGCACCGATCTTTTTCGTTGCTTGTGAAGATGATCCAATTTTGACAGAATTGAATCCTAATGCTACAGTTTCTATAAGTTTATCAACAACAACTGTTGTTTTAGAATCTGAAAATGCTGAAACCGAAGCATTAACTGTATCTTGGGAACAACCAGATTTTGGTTTTAGTGCTGCTCCAACTTATAAAATCCTTATAGATAAAGCAGACGGTGACTTTAGTAACCCTCAAACAGTTAATGCAGGTACAGAATTACAAAAAATTCTGACAGTAAGTCAATTAAATAGTATCCTTTTAAATCTTGAATTTGAACAAGATGTTCCTGCAGATATTCAAATAAAAGTTGAAGCTGCAATTGGAAATTACAATACTATTGAATCTGATATAGCAATTTTAAACGCAACTTCATACCAAGACTTATTGGATCTTTCTACAACTTGGGGAATAGTTGGAAGTGCTACACCAAACGGATGGGATGGACCTGATCTTCCTTTCTTTAAATCTACAAGTTCAACTGATTATATTGCATATGTTACACTTGCAGATGGAGAAATTAAGTTTAGAGAAAATAATGATTGGACTAATAATTTTGGCGATACTGGTGCTGATGGTACATTAGAAGCAGGTGGAGATAATATGGCTGTAAGTGCTGGAACATATAAAATTGTTTTCAATTTAGATGCACTAACTTATTCTATCGAGGAATATGCTTGGGGGCTTGTTGGATCTGCAACTGTAAATGGTTGGGATGGACCTGACATGCCTTTAACTTATGATTCTTTTTCAGATCAATGGAAGGCAGTAGTAACTTTAATGGATGGTGAATTGAAAGTTCGTAAAAATAATGATTGGGCAGAAAATTATGGTGATACGGGTGTCGATGGAATCTTAGATTCTGGTGGAGACAATATTACTATTTCTGCAGGAAATTATTTAGTAACTGTAAACTTTAATGACTTATCATATTCAATTGAACCAACTGATATTTGGGGAGTAGTAGGAAGTGCTGCACCAAACGGCTGGGATGGTCCAGATGCTAAATTTACACCAGATTTTGGACAAGAAGGTGTATTTTACTTAAACGGAATTCAATTAGCAGATGGTGAAATTAAATTCAGATTAAATGATGATTGGGCAGTGAACTATGGTGACACTGGTTTAGACGGAATACTTGAAGATGGAGGAGATAATATTCCTGTTACTTCTGGCACATATAATATCATGTTAGATTTTTCAAATCCTGATAGTCCAACATATACTTTAGAATAA
- a CDS encoding energy transducer TonB, with translation MKKSIVIFVTILLTQVTISQNFQSVEEVNSACVQLGFSSNQEAEITVDRILSKIGLFRNFIVQECPDINNAVAKNVKSKTGETLRYILYDNEFFNNIDNKASNNWASISILAHEIAHHLNGHALNNKGSNHKFELEADYSSGFYLAKMGATLQEAQSAINTLRYEKATHTHPAKLDRLNSIKKGWEFGSKEVKINKEKKESGEIEEEVPFSVIEEVPTFPGCKGTNQEKKKCLNKSFRTHIGRNFNADIANDLGLQSTCLETKEVYDAKGGSYISKCVKFQPIKILAQFKISKNGEVIDIGIRAPHPGLQEETKRVLNLLPKMEPGYQRGKAVNVPYALPISFIVTD, from the coding sequence ATGAAAAAAAGTATAGTCATATTTGTTACAATTTTATTAACTCAAGTAACTATTTCACAAAATTTTCAAAGTGTTGAAGAAGTAAATAGCGCATGTGTACAATTAGGATTTTCAAGCAATCAAGAAGCAGAAATAACCGTAGACCGAATTCTGAGTAAAATAGGTTTATTTAGAAATTTCATTGTTCAAGAATGCCCTGACATTAATAATGCGGTTGCAAAAAATGTAAAAAGTAAAACAGGAGAAACACTTCGTTATATTCTATACGATAATGAGTTCTTTAATAATATTGATAATAAAGCATCAAATAATTGGGCTTCTATCAGTATTTTGGCTCATGAAATTGCCCATCACCTCAATGGCCATGCATTAAATAATAAAGGGAGTAATCATAAATTTGAATTAGAAGCAGACTATTCATCTGGCTTTTATTTGGCAAAAATGGGAGCGACACTTCAAGAGGCTCAAAGTGCCATAAATACATTGCGATATGAAAAAGCGACTCATACGCACCCAGCAAAATTAGATAGGTTAAACTCTATAAAGAAAGGTTGGGAATTTGGAAGTAAAGAAGTGAAAATAAATAAAGAAAAGAAGGAAAGTGGCGAAATTGAAGAAGAAGTTCCATTTTCTGTAATAGAAGAGGTGCCTACTTTTCCTGGTTGTAAAGGTACTAATCAAGAAAAGAAGAAGTGTTTGAATAAATCTTTTAGAACACATATAGGTAGAAATTTTAATGCTGATATAGCAAATGATTTAGGATTGCAATCTACATGCCTAGAAACAAAAGAAGTATATGATGCAAAAGGAGGTAGTTATATTTCCAAATGTGTTAAATTTCAACCAATTAAAATTTTAGCACAATTTAAGATTAGCAAAAATGGTGAAGTAATAGATATAGGTATTAGAGCACCACATCCAGGACTACAAGAAGAAACTAAACGAGTATTGAATTTATTACCAAAAATGGAACCAGGATATCAACGAGGTAAGGCAGTGAATGTTCCATACGCTTTACCGATTTCATTTATAGTTACAGATTGA
- a CDS encoding M48 family metalloprotease: MKKIVLFINLLITVSISSQNYQTVEEVNDACAQLGFAGNEDAEITVDNILDKIGLFRNFIIQECPNINNAVAKNIDVGSGYKERYILYDSNFFEKIDTKAGNDWAATSVLAHEIGHHLNGHSLNDEGSNHKFELEADEFSGFVLARMGASLSDSQSAINTLRYEKATHTHPAKLDRLNAIEKGWNRGNGKTIEVKKIEEEVINEITEDIVVEDENNEEEVVEELIVDDDITEIGGVTPQQVFANYIEAIGGQEKVVGLKTMKQKLNFTSKTTVDENEIESDMKMELTFLTPNKYISEIELNGTNTYTLMLDGKSYIKEKPNKKWKFQSFNKSVEKQGNFIPEYSLLVSNPEVKLLGVKVINGERCFAVQMPVKNIANNTKDAKILITSSSIHYYNVKSGLLKFNKTATISEIDFINNTEYLKDSKTSSNIFNIYSDYRPVNGVLLPFYIEMEMHSDSYNSTSILKYEEIIANLTVDKEDFKVVD; this comes from the coding sequence ATGAAAAAGATAGTATTATTTATCAACTTATTAATTACAGTCAGTATTTCGTCTCAAAATTATCAAACAGTAGAAGAAGTCAATGATGCTTGTGCCCAACTTGGTTTTGCAGGAAATGAAGATGCAGAGATTACGGTTGATAATATATTGGATAAAATAGGACTGTTTCGAAATTTTATTATTCAAGAATGTCCAAATATTAACAATGCCGTTGCAAAAAACATTGATGTAGGATCCGGATATAAAGAACGCTATATTTTATACGACTCAAATTTTTTTGAAAAGATTGATACCAAAGCCGGAAATGATTGGGCAGCAACTAGCGTTTTGGCACATGAAATAGGACACCATTTAAACGGACATTCTTTGAATGATGAGGGAAGCAATCATAAATTTGAATTAGAAGCCGATGAATTTTCAGGTTTTGTTTTGGCTAGAATGGGAGCAAGTTTATCCGATTCACAAAGTGCTATCAATACATTGAGGTATGAGAAAGCAACTCATACACACCCTGCTAAATTGGATAGATTAAATGCAATTGAGAAAGGTTGGAACAGAGGGAATGGGAAAACAATTGAAGTTAAAAAAATTGAAGAAGAGGTAATTAATGAAATTACTGAAGATATAGTGGTGGAAGACGAAAATAATGAAGAAGAGGTAGTAGAAGAATTAATAGTAGATGATGATATTACTGAGATTGGCGGTGTAACTCCTCAACAAGTATTTGCCAATTATATTGAGGCAATAGGAGGACAAGAAAAGGTTGTAGGGTTAAAGACTATGAAACAAAAATTAAATTTTACTTCTAAAACCACAGTTGATGAAAATGAAATTGAATCTGATATGAAAATGGAGTTGACCTTTCTTACTCCAAATAAATATATTTCAGAAATAGAACTAAATGGCACAAATACCTACACCCTCATGCTAGATGGTAAATCTTACATAAAAGAGAAACCTAATAAAAAGTGGAAATTTCAAAGTTTTAATAAATCTGTTGAAAAGCAAGGGAATTTTATACCAGAATATTCTCTTTTAGTTAGTAATCCGGAGGTTAAACTTCTAGGAGTGAAAGTCATAAATGGAGAACGATGCTTTGCTGTTCAAATGCCTGTAAAAAATATAGCCAATAATACAAAAGATGCTAAAATACTTATAACAAGTTCGTCGATACATTATTATAATGTTAAATCAGGACTATTGAAATTTAATAAAACGGCTACTATTTCAGAAATAGATTTTATTAACAATACAGAATATTTAAAAGATTCTAAAACTAGTAGTAATATATTTAATATTTACTCAGATTATAGACCTGTAAATGGTGTTCTTCTTCCATTTTACATAGAAATGGAAATGCATTCGGATTCATATAATTCTACTTCTATTTTGAAATATGAAGAAATAATTGCGAATCTAACCGTAGATAAAGAAGATTTTAAAGTTGTCGATTAA
- a CDS encoding serine aminopeptidase domain-containing protein — MKKCFIIVFVIFSSLYSCNHDKSKSSNMMKELNEKSVNNPNIFVVKTLLFSKDKLPISADLYEVNGLKPTILLCHQAGYSRGEYKDTAIKLNYLGYSCLAIDQRSGNEINDIKNETAIRAKDKGLPTDYLDAKQDIEAAIDYLYSENGNQPIVLVGSSYSASLVLIIGKNNPKVKMVAAFSPGEYLKGVNVTKTIKNYDKPLFVTSSKNEVIKVVDLLKEVNTDNLTHFKPSFKGIHGSRALWESTDGNDQYWKVFQSFLNDYK, encoded by the coding sequence ATGAAAAAGTGTTTTATTATTGTTTTTGTAATCTTTAGTTCTCTATATTCATGTAACCATGATAAGAGTAAATCATCAAATATGATGAAAGAATTGAATGAAAAATCGGTTAATAATCCAAATATTTTTGTTGTAAAAACCTTATTATTTTCAAAAGACAAACTACCTATTTCTGCCGATTTGTATGAGGTTAATGGATTGAAACCAACAATATTATTGTGCCACCAAGCGGGATATAGTAGAGGAGAATATAAAGACACTGCTATTAAATTAAACTATTTAGGATATTCTTGTTTAGCAATCGATCAGCGTTCTGGAAATGAAATTAACGATATAAAGAATGAAACAGCGATAAGAGCAAAAGATAAAGGTTTACCCACCGATTATTTAGATGCTAAGCAAGATATAGAAGCTGCAATAGATTATCTATATAGTGAAAATGGGAATCAGCCAATAGTTCTTGTTGGAAGTTCTTATTCGGCATCTTTGGTATTAATTATAGGTAAGAATAATCCAAAAGTTAAAATGGTTGCTGCATTTAGTCCTGGAGAATATTTAAAAGGAGTGAATGTAACAAAAACTATAAAAAATTATGATAAACCTCTTTTTGTAACATCTTCAAAAAATGAAGTTATAAAAGTTGTTGATTTATTAAAAGAAGTAAATACTGATAATTTAACGCATTTTAAGCCAAGTTTTAAGGGTATTCATGGTTCTCGTGCACTTTGGGAATCTACTGATGGAAACGACCAATATTGGAAGGTGTTTCAATCTTTTTTAAATGACTATAAATAA
- a CDS encoding tetratricopeptide repeat protein, with the protein MKIKLIQIFIFLISYISYTQNFQTVEEVNYECAQLGFATNEEAEITVDRILDEIGVFRNFVLQECPNINNAIAKNIESSSGEKIRYILYDNEFFENINNKASNDWAAISILAHEIAHHLNGHALNNKGSNHRFELEADFSSGFYLAKMGATLEEAQSAIQTLRYEKATHTHPAKVDRLREIEKGWLKASGNKKKIIEEPKVKIIKKIDLYDVDEKLSSDYFKKGNEEYERKNYSASAEYFLKSYQYGGKKELGSLYFSAYISFFAGNYIESLKRYEVLLDNGYNENLKDVYKFIALNHLNMEDNYKALKAFSKANEYNTDDYDLIIYEANLYFKLGNNVKFREKLEQALKLKPYDPKLHYNLGVLHLEVDNYERAEQYFKKSIELKPNDNTDAYTNLVVTILSGEDYLIERMNGLGISPEENKEYDKLALERIELYKRVKPYLEYILVEAPNNVEIRNTLNNVNKVINKSKK; encoded by the coding sequence ATGAAAATAAAGTTAATTCAGATATTCATATTTTTAATAAGTTATATTTCATATACTCAAAACTTTCAAACAGTTGAAGAGGTTAATTATGAGTGTGCTCAACTTGGATTTGCAACCAATGAAGAGGCAGAAATTACAGTAGATAGGATTTTAGATGAGATAGGAGTTTTTAGAAATTTTGTATTACAAGAATGTCCAAATATAAACAATGCTATCGCAAAGAATATAGAGAGTTCTAGTGGTGAGAAAATAAGGTATATACTATATGATAATGAGTTTTTCGAAAATATAAATAATAAAGCGTCAAATGATTGGGCAGCGATAAGTATTTTGGCTCATGAAATTGCACATCATCTCAATGGACACGCACTAAATAACAAAGGCAGTAATCACAGATTTGAATTAGAAGCCGATTTTTCTTCAGGGTTTTATTTGGCAAAAATGGGAGCAACATTAGAGGAGGCACAAAGTGCAATTCAAACATTGCGTTATGAAAAAGCGACACATACCCATCCTGCGAAAGTAGATAGGCTTAGGGAAATCGAAAAAGGTTGGTTAAAAGCAAGTGGGAATAAAAAGAAAATTATTGAAGAACCAAAAGTGAAAATTATAAAAAAAATAGATTTATATGATGTAGATGAAAAGTTATCATCAGATTATTTCAAAAAAGGAAATGAAGAATATGAAAGAAAAAATTACAGCGCATCGGCTGAATACTTTTTGAAATCTTATCAGTATGGAGGTAAAAAAGAATTAGGGTCATTGTATTTTTCGGCCTATATTTCATTCTTTGCTGGAAACTATATAGAATCGTTAAAGCGCTATGAAGTATTATTGGATAACGGTTATAATGAAAATTTAAAGGATGTATATAAATTCATAGCTTTAAACCATTTGAATATGGAAGATAATTATAAGGCTTTAAAAGCATTTAGTAAAGCTAATGAATACAATACTGATGATTATGATTTAATTATTTATGAGGCGAATTTATATTTTAAGTTAGGTAATAATGTGAAATTTAGGGAGAAACTGGAACAAGCATTAAAGTTGAAACCATATGATCCTAAATTACATTATAACTTAGGTGTATTACATTTAGAAGTTGATAATTATGAACGTGCCGAACAATATTTTAAGAAATCTATTGAATTAAAACCTAATGATAATACAGATGCTTATACCAATTTAGTGGTTACTATTTTAAGTGGAGAAGATTATTTAATTGAAAGAATGAATGGATTAGGCATTTCTCCCGAAGAAAATAAGGAATATGATAAATTAGCTTTAGAGAGAATTGAATTGTATAAAAGAGTAAAGCCATATTTAGAGTATATTTTGGTAGAAGCACCAAATAATGTTGAAATTAGAAATACTTTGAATAATGTTAATAAGGTCATTAATAAAAGTAAAAAATAA